The Thermoleophilaceae bacterium genomic sequence CAAGAAGTACGGCGGCTTCATCCCAGGGGTGAGGCCAGGCAGGCCCACCGCCGAATATCTCGACCGCATCCTCGCCCGGCTCACGTTCCCCGGCGCGCTCTACCTCGCCGCCGTGGCCGCGCTCCCGACCATCCTCATCAACCAGACCAGCGCCAACTTCTTCTTCGGAGGCACCTCGATCCTGATCGTGGTGGGGGTGGCTTTGGACACCATGAAACAGTTGGAGGCGCAGATGATGATGCGGAACTACGAGGGCTTCCTGAAGTAGGCGGTTCGGCCGGATCCGCCGATCGAGTAGTACCCAGAGAGGGAAGCATCGTCGGCCCGGCCTCTCGGTCGTTGCTGGTGCTTCTAGCTCCTCTCCTCATTGCTTGTTTTGAGCTCGGCGCCTCCCCAAGCATCTGCTCGGAGTCCGTTGGCGTTGTCCAGCCAGTTGTCTGTTAGCTCGACTGTCACGGCGAGCTTCTGCTCGTGGAAGAGGAATACGACTTCGGCTGGGTGGTGGAGGACCTCGTCGGGCTGCGGCATGTCGTTGTCCGTGAGCAACTGTCTGAGGTGGGCCTCGGCCTCGGTGGGTGTGGGTGGATTGGTCATTTGCCCACCCTTACGGGCGCGATGTGACATCTCCAGACGTGGGTGCGACAACTCTGCAACGGACGCGTACCAATCCGTTCGCGGTTAGGTTCCGCATATGGATCTCAGGGCAAGCCGCGAGGCCCTCGTGCGGGAGCACATGGAGTCGGAGAACCGGCACGAGTTCGACGTGACGCTCGGCACCTTCGAGCATCCCCGCTACGAGATCGTCCCAACAGGGGACGTCTACGACGGGCCCGAGGAGGTATCGCGCTACTTCAAGGAGACTCGCACCGCGTTCCCCGACCAGCGCAACGAGCTCATCGCGCTCCACCACGCCGACAACGCGGTAATCGCCGAGTTCTGGCTGCGCGGCACCCACAGGGGCCCGCTCCGCGGCATCGAGCCAACAGGCAAGGCCTTCGAATGCCGCTGCGCAGCCTTCTTCATCTTCGAAGGCGAAAGCCTCGTCTGCGAACGCGTGTACTTCGACACAGCAACAATCGCCCAACAACTCCTCAGCTAGCCAGCTCAACCAGCAGCTGTGGACGCCGGGGAGCGGATGGGTTGCCTTCTCGGCGTACTACTCGATCGGCGAAGCCGATCGCTCGCAGAGAAGGCAACCCATCCGCTGCCCGAGCGCAGCCACAAGCGTCCGCGATACTCTTGCGCGCCTTGCCTGAGCTAAACCTCATACTCCTCGGACCGCCAGGCGCCGGCAAGGGCACCCAGGCGGAGCGGCTGATCGACGACTTCGACCTGCCGTACTACGCCACCGGCGACATCCTGCGCGCTGCGGTGAAGGGCGAGACGGAGCTCGGCAAGAAGGCCAAGGAGTACATGGACCGCGGCGACCTCGTGCCGGATGACCTGATCTGCGAGGTGATCATGGAGCGGATCGACAGCTCCGAGGCGGCCGATGGCTTCATTCTCGACGGCTTCCCCCGCACGCTCGGCCAGGCTGAGGTGCTGGAACGTGGCATGGACAAGCTCGGCCGCAGGCTCACCGCCGCGCTGCTGCTCGACGCTCCCGACGAGGAGGTGATCCGCCGCCTCTCCGGTCGCCGCATCTGCGTGAAGAACAGCCACCTCTACCACGTGGACTTCGACCCGCCGAAGCGCGAGGGCGTGTGCGACCAGGACGGCTCCCGGCTGATCCAGCGCGATGACGACAAGCCGGAGACGATCGCCAGGCGGCTGGAGGTCTACCACAGCGAGACGGCCCCCCTTGTGAAGCACTACGACGACCAGGGAATCCTGCGCCGCTTCGACGCCGCGCGCCCTCCGGGCGAGGTTCACGACCACATTCGGGCGACGCTCGCCACGCTGAGGCTCGAGGACGAGCTGTAAATCCGGCGGTGGCTTGAGAGATCTCTAAGCTCTCCCTTCAGAGCCGATGATCATCAAGAAGTCACGCGAGGAGATAGCGAAGATCGAGGCGGCGGGGCAGATCCTGGCCCGCTGTCTGACGATGCTGCGCGGGAAGGCGCGCCCCGGTGTGACGACCAAGGATCTCGACGAGGCGGCGGAGCGCTTCATCCGCTCGCAGAACGCGTCGCCGGCCTTCAAGGGCTACCGCGGCTTCCCTGGGTCGATCTGCACGTCCCCGAACTCGATGGTGGTGCACGGGATTCCAGGTCCCTACAAGCTCGAGCGCGGCGATGTCCTCTCGATCGACGTCGGCGTGGTGCTCGACGGCTGGGTGGCGGACGCCGCGATCACGGTGCCGGTGGGCCCGGTGAGCTCCGTGGCGCGCCAGCTGCTCGATACCACCCGCGCCGCCCTGTTCGAGGCTGTCGAGCAGTGCCGTCCCGGCAACCATCTCGGCGACGTGTCGAATGCCTGCCAGCGGCGGGTCGAGCAGGACGGCTTCAGCGTGGTGCGCTCGCTCGTGGGGCACGGGATCGGCCGGGACATGCACGAGGATCCGCAGATCCCCAACTACGGCGATCCCGGCACCGGAGTGGAGCTCGCGGAGGGCATGGTCCTGGCGATCGAGCCCATGGTGAACGCTGGCGATCACGCCGTCCGGATGGGATCCGACAACTGGTCCGTGTACTCTCAGGACGGCTCTCTGGCCGCTCATTTTGAGCACACCGTGGCCATCACGGCGGAGGGCCCAGTCATATGCACGCCCTGGCACCTCGAGGAGGCGCGCCGCGCCGCCTGACGGGGGGCCGACGGCCGCACGGCGGCTGCTATCTTTACGCGTGCCTTTCCGGCGCGAAGCCGTCTCCTGGGCTTTGCGCTATTTCTCTTTGTCCCAATAGATTGCGGAGCGATGAAGGTCCGAGCGTCAGTCAAGCCCATGTGCGAGAAGTGCAAGATCATCCGCCGCCACGGCGCAGTGCTGGTGATCTGTCAGAACCCACGCCATAAGCAGAGGCAGGGTTAGTGGCGCGCATCGCCGGCATCAACATCCCGCTCAACAAGCGGGTTGAGGTAGGGCTCACCTACATCTACGGGATCGGTCCCTCGCTGTCGCGTCAGGTGCTGAGCCAGACCGGCGTGAGCCCCGACACCTACGTGAAGGACCTCACCGACGACGAGGTCGTCAAGCTCCGCGAGGCGATCGATCGCGACCTCACCGTCGAGGGCGACCTTCGCCGCGAGCGCTCGCAGAACGTCAAGCGCCTGATGGAGATCGGCTGCTACCGCGGGCTCCGTCACCGCCGTGGCCTGCCGGTTCACGGCCAGCGCACCAAGACGAACGCGCGCACGCGCAAGGGCCCGAAGCGGATGCAGGTGGCCGGAAAGAAGAAGGTGAAGAAGTAGCGTGGCGCAGCAGAGGCCAGCACGCGGTCGCGGCCGGCGGCGGGTGAAGAAGAACATCCCCTTCGGCCAGGCCCACATCAAGACAAGCTTCAACAACACGATCGTGTCGCTCACCGACAAGGAGGGCAACGTGATCGCCTGGGAGTCCGCCGGCGGCGCCGGCTTCAAGGGCTCCCGCAAGTCCACTCCTTTCGCCGCCCAGGTCACCGCCGATGCGGCGGCCAAGAAGGGCATGGAGCAGGGCCTTCAGAAGGTCGAGGTCTTCGTCAAGGGCCCGGGCTCCGGGCGCGAGACCGCGATCCGCTCGCTCCAGGCCGCCGGGCTGGAAGTGACCAGCATCCGTGATGTGACTCCTCAAGCGCATAACGGATGCAGGCCGCGTAAGAGGAGGCGTGTCTGATGGCCCGCGATCGTGGAGCACAGTGCAAGCAGTGCCGCCGCGAGGGCATGAAGCTCTACCTCAAGGGCGAGCGCTGCCTCACCGACAAGTGCGGAGTGGAGCGGCGTTCCTATCCGCCTGGAGAGCACGGCCGCGGGCGCGCGAAGCAGTCGGAGTACCGGCTTCAGCTGCGCGAGAAGCAGAAGGCCAAGCGCTTCTACGGAGTGCTCGAGAAGCAGTTCGCCCGCTATTACGACAAGGCGAGCCGCCAGCCTGGCGTGACGGGCGAGAACCTGCTCAGGCTGCTCGAGACGCGCTTCGACAACGTGCTGGTGCGGCTCGGCTTCGCCTCCTCACGGCGGCAGGCCCGGCAGCTCGTGCTGCACGGCCACTGGACCATCAACGGGCGCCGGGTGAACATCCCGTCGTACCAGGTCCGCGGAGGCGACGTGATCGCTCTCAAGTCGAGCAGTAACGGGGCCGACCAGGTGATCCGCGACGCAACCGAACTTATTTCCGTCGTCCCGGCCTGGCTCCAGGCCGATCACGACGGGCTCACGGCGAAGATTCTGCGCCTCCCGGAGCGGTCGGAGATCGACACTCCGGTGCAGGAACAGCTCATCGTCGAGCTGTATTCGAAGTAGTGACCCGCTGCCGCTCCGTGCCGCGTACGCGCGGCCCGCGGTAAGCCCAGACGCGAAGGAATCCCACCTCATGCTCGAGTTTCAGACCCCTCAGATTTCCGCCGAGAACGTGGAGGACAACCACGGCACCTTCACGATCGAGCCGCTCGACCGCGGCTTCGGCTACACCTTCGGCAACTCGCTCCGGCGGGTGCTGCTCTCCTCTCTCGCCGGGGCCGCTGTCACGAGCGTGAGGATCGAGGGCGTGGCCCACGAGTTCTCCACGATCTCCGGCGTGAAGGAGGACGTGACCGACATCGTCCTCAACCTCAAGGAGGTGGTGTGCCGCATGCACACGGACGCCACCGAGATCGAGGCGCCGCTGATCGCCACCGGCCCGGGCGAGGTCACCGCCAAGGACATCGACCTGCCCTCGGGTGTGGAGATCCTCAACCCGGACGCCCACATCGCCACCCTCGAGAAGAAGACCAAGCTCGAGGTGTACCTGACGATCGGGCGCGGGCGCGGCTACTCGCCGGCCGAGGAGAACAAGACCGACGACCAGCCGATCGGCGTGATCCCGATTGACTCGATCTTCTCGCCCGTGAAGCGCGTGGCCTACCAGGTGGAGGCCGCCCGTGTGGGCCAGCGCACCGACTACGACAAGCTCACCCTCGACATCGAGACCGACGGCTCGGTGGAGCCGCAGGCGGCTCTGCGCGAGGCGGCCGAGATCCTCATCCAGAGCCTCTCGATCTTCACCGACCAGGAGCGCCTCGAGGCGCTGCGCGGCGGCGTTGACGGCGGGCTCGATGCAGTCGCGGCCGCGGGCCCGGCGCCCGGTGGTCGCGCTCCGGGCGGGATGGACGACATCCTGATCGAGGAGCTCGAGCTGGGCGTGCGCTCGTACAACTGCCTCAAGCGCGCGGGCATCCAGACCGTGGGTGAGCTGCTCCAGAAGTCAGAGTCCGAGCTGAACGCGATCCCGAACTTCGGCCGCAAGTCGATCGAGGAGGTCATTGAGACCCTCGAGGCGCGCGGCCTGCACCTGCGGCAGGGCTAGCCCCTTCCGTAGACTCCAGGGCCCATGCGTCACCAGAAGGACCGCGGAAAGCTCAGTCGCAGCGCCTCGCATCGCAAGGCGCTGCTGATGAACCTCTCGCGAGAGGTGATCACGCACGAGCGGATCGAGACCACCGAGGCCAAGGCCAAGGCGGTCAAGCCGGACCTCGAGCGGCTGATCACCCTCGCCAAGAGGGGTGACCAGCATGCCCGCCGCCAGGCGATGGCGCGGCTAGGCCAGGACAAGTACGTGGTCTACAAGCTGTTCGAGGAGATCGCGCCGCGCTACTCGGAGCGGCCGGGCGGCTACACCCGCATCCTCAAGCTGGGTCCGCGCCGCTCGGATGCCACCGAGATGGTGCTGCTCGAGCTGGTCTGACCGGCCCGTGACCGACTTCGCGGAGGAGTTCAAGGCGCGCACGCGAGAGGCGTGGTCGCTGGGCGACTACTCGGAGATCGCGCGGGAGATCCTGCCCGCGGCGCAGGCGCTCGTGGACGCGTGCGCGATCTCGGCCGGGCAGGAGGTGCTGGACGTCGCGGCCGGCAACGGCAACCTCGCGCTGCTTGCGGCCCGTGAGGGCGCGGCGGTGGTGGCGAGCGATCTCACGCCGGCGCAGGTAGAGCTGGGACGTGCGCGAAGCGCCGAGGAGGGCTACGACGTGGAGTGGCACGTGGCCGACGTGGAGGAGCTGCCGTTCGAGGACGGCCGCTTCGACTGCTGCGCGTCTGTGTTCGGCGCGATGTTCGCCCCGCGGCCGGAGGTGGCCGCGGCGGAGATGTTCCGGGTGGTGAAGCCTGGTGGCACCGTGGGGCTCACGGCGTGGACGCCGGACGGATTTCAGGGCACCGTCTTCGCGCTCGGAGGCAAGTACGTGCCAATGCCAGAGGGCGCGCCTCCGGGGACCTTGTGGGGTCGCGAGGAGGTGGCGCGCGAGCGCCTCGCTCAGCTCGCCTCGTCGATCCAGTTCGAGCGCCGCTCGATCCGCGAGGAGTGGGAGTCCGCCGACGCCTTCTTCGAGT encodes the following:
- a CDS encoding ester cyclase, which translates into the protein MDLRASREALVREHMESENRHEFDVTLGTFEHPRYEIVPTGDVYDGPEEVSRYFKETRTAFPDQRNELIALHHADNAVIAEFWLRGTHRGPLRGIEPTGKAFECRCAAFFIFEGESLVCERVYFDTATIAQQLLS
- a CDS encoding adenylate kinase — its product is MPELNLILLGPPGAGKGTQAERLIDDFDLPYYATGDILRAAVKGETELGKKAKEYMDRGDLVPDDLICEVIMERIDSSEAADGFILDGFPRTLGQAEVLERGMDKLGRRLTAALLLDAPDEEVIRRLSGRRICVKNSHLYHVDFDPPKREGVCDQDGSRLIQRDDDKPETIARRLEVYHSETAPLVKHYDDQGILRRFDAARPPGEVHDHIRATLATLRLEDEL
- the map gene encoding type I methionyl aminopeptidase encodes the protein MIIKKSREEIAKIEAAGQILARCLTMLRGKARPGVTTKDLDEAAERFIRSQNASPAFKGYRGFPGSICTSPNSMVVHGIPGPYKLERGDVLSIDVGVVLDGWVADAAITVPVGPVSSVARQLLDTTRAALFEAVEQCRPGNHLGDVSNACQRRVEQDGFSVVRSLVGHGIGRDMHEDPQIPNYGDPGTGVELAEGMVLAIEPMVNAGDHAVRMGSDNWSVYSQDGSLAAHFEHTVAITAEGPVICTPWHLEEARRAA
- the rpmJ gene encoding 50S ribosomal protein L36 is translated as MKVRASVKPMCEKCKIIRRHGAVLVICQNPRHKQRQG
- the rpsM gene encoding 30S ribosomal protein S13, producing the protein MARIAGINIPLNKRVEVGLTYIYGIGPSLSRQVLSQTGVSPDTYVKDLTDDEVVKLREAIDRDLTVEGDLRRERSQNVKRLMEIGCYRGLRHRRGLPVHGQRTKTNARTRKGPKRMQVAGKKKVKK
- the rpsK gene encoding 30S ribosomal protein S11; the encoded protein is MAQQRPARGRGRRRVKKNIPFGQAHIKTSFNNTIVSLTDKEGNVIAWESAGGAGFKGSRKSTPFAAQVTADAAAKKGMEQGLQKVEVFVKGPGSGRETAIRSLQAAGLEVTSIRDVTPQAHNGCRPRKRRRV
- the rpsD gene encoding 30S ribosomal protein S4, encoding MARDRGAQCKQCRREGMKLYLKGERCLTDKCGVERRSYPPGEHGRGRAKQSEYRLQLREKQKAKRFYGVLEKQFARYYDKASRQPGVTGENLLRLLETRFDNVLVRLGFASSRRQARQLVLHGHWTINGRRVNIPSYQVRGGDVIALKSSSNGADQVIRDATELISVVPAWLQADHDGLTAKILRLPERSEIDTPVQEQLIVELYSK
- a CDS encoding DNA-directed RNA polymerase subunit alpha, which encodes MLEFQTPQISAENVEDNHGTFTIEPLDRGFGYTFGNSLRRVLLSSLAGAAVTSVRIEGVAHEFSTISGVKEDVTDIVLNLKEVVCRMHTDATEIEAPLIATGPGEVTAKDIDLPSGVEILNPDAHIATLEKKTKLEVYLTIGRGRGYSPAEENKTDDQPIGVIPIDSIFSPVKRVAYQVEAARVGQRTDYDKLTLDIETDGSVEPQAALREAAEILIQSLSIFTDQERLEALRGGVDGGLDAVAAAGPAPGGRAPGGMDDILIEELELGVRSYNCLKRAGIQTVGELLQKSESELNAIPNFGRKSIEEVIETLEARGLHLRQG
- the rplQ gene encoding 50S ribosomal protein L17, producing MRHQKDRGKLSRSASHRKALLMNLSREVITHERIETTEAKAKAVKPDLERLITLAKRGDQHARRQAMARLGQDKYVVYKLFEEIAPRYSERPGGYTRILKLGPRRSDATEMVLLELV
- a CDS encoding class I SAM-dependent methyltransferase — its product is MTDFAEEFKARTREAWSLGDYSEIAREILPAAQALVDACAISAGQEVLDVAAGNGNLALLAAREGAAVVASDLTPAQVELGRARSAEEGYDVEWHVADVEELPFEDGRFDCCASVFGAMFAPRPEVAAAEMFRVVKPGGTVGLTAWTPDGFQGTVFALGGKYVPMPEGAPPGTLWGREEVARERLAQLASSIQFERRSIREEWESADAFFEFSRNAGPTIARARALSDEDRARMKDDVLAVIEQFNQASDGSIAIENEYLITVARKRG